One genomic window of Arthrobacter sp. KBS0703 includes the following:
- a CDS encoding 3-oxoacid CoA-transferase subunit B: MSIQTASLQTSETPLGRDDLARLVARDIKPGSFVNLGIGQPTLVSNYLEPEQDITLHTENGMLGMGPVAEGDQIDGDLINAGKIPVTELPGASYFHHADSFAIMRGGHLDICVLGAFQVSATGDLANWHTGAPDAIPAVGGAMDLATGAKDVFVMMTLLTRDGASKIVDACTYPLTGVGCVTRVYTDKAVFLTGPDGVQVRETFGCTLEELQALVPVPLTAAPAVER; the protein is encoded by the coding sequence ATGAGCATCCAGACAGCATCCCTTCAGACCAGCGAGACGCCCCTGGGCCGCGACGACCTCGCCCGGCTGGTGGCACGGGACATCAAGCCCGGCTCGTTCGTGAACCTCGGGATCGGCCAGCCCACCCTGGTGTCCAACTACCTCGAGCCGGAGCAGGACATCACGCTCCACACCGAGAACGGGATGCTGGGCATGGGCCCCGTCGCCGAGGGGGACCAGATCGACGGCGACCTCATCAACGCCGGCAAGATCCCCGTCACCGAGCTCCCGGGCGCGTCCTACTTCCACCACGCCGACTCGTTCGCGATCATGCGCGGCGGGCACCTGGACATCTGCGTTCTGGGCGCTTTCCAGGTCTCCGCGACCGGTGACCTCGCGAACTGGCACACCGGAGCACCGGACGCCATTCCTGCCGTGGGCGGGGCGATGGACCTGGCCACAGGCGCCAAGGACGTGTTCGTGATGATGACGCTCCTGACCCGGGACGGCGCCTCCAAGATCGTGGACGCCTGCACCTACCCGCTCACCGGGGTGGGCTGCGTAACCCGCGTGTACACGGACAAGGCAGTGTTCCTCACCGGCCCGGACGGCGTCCAGGTGCGCGAGACGTTCGGCTGCACCCTCGAGGAGCTCCAGGCCCTGGTGCCGGTCCCCCTCACAGCAGCCCCCGCGGTCGAACGCTAA
- a CDS encoding diacylglycerol kinase family protein, protein MPANNASSPKRAAVVINPVKAAGSGLRASLVRLCDTQGWAEPLWLETTEEDPGSGQAREALEAGVDVVIAAGGDGTVRCVAEVLAGTDTPLGLVPLGTGNLLARNMGVEITDPVSAAYDVLNGTERTVDVVRSRFDESEDENVFLVMAGVGYDAAIMADTVDILKDRMGWLAYVEAGIRKLPGKPVRATITVDGRDPVKRRIRSVMIGNCGQIMGGIEIFPEAKVDDGVLDVLILAPRGRLGWLGVVKGIFGRRKNRTESAEYFQGKSAEVTLHHDQEFQLDGDHVGSGRHMSVRVDPGALKLLM, encoded by the coding sequence ATGCCAGCCAATAACGCCTCCTCGCCGAAACGGGCCGCTGTGGTCATCAACCCTGTCAAGGCCGCGGGTTCCGGCCTCCGCGCGTCGCTGGTCAGGCTGTGTGATACCCAGGGCTGGGCCGAGCCGCTGTGGCTGGAAACGACGGAAGAGGACCCAGGCAGCGGCCAGGCGCGCGAGGCGCTTGAGGCGGGGGTCGACGTCGTTATTGCCGCCGGCGGCGACGGAACCGTGCGGTGCGTCGCGGAGGTCCTCGCCGGAACGGACACGCCGCTGGGCCTGGTGCCGCTGGGGACCGGCAACCTGCTGGCCCGCAACATGGGCGTGGAGATCACAGACCCCGTCTCCGCCGCGTACGACGTCCTGAACGGAACGGAACGCACCGTGGACGTGGTCAGGAGCAGGTTTGACGAGTCCGAGGACGAGAACGTCTTCCTGGTCATGGCCGGCGTGGGCTATGACGCCGCGATCATGGCCGACACCGTGGACATCCTCAAGGACCGCATGGGCTGGCTCGCGTACGTGGAGGCAGGAATCCGCAAGCTGCCGGGCAAGCCGGTGAGGGCCACCATCACGGTTGACGGCCGGGACCCGGTGAAGCGCAGGATCCGCAGCGTGATGATCGGCAACTGCGGGCAGATCATGGGCGGCATCGAAATATTTCCCGAGGCGAAGGTGGACGACGGCGTCCTGGACGTCCTCATCCTCGCGCCCCGCGGCCGGCTCGGCTGGCTCGGGGTGGTGAAGGGCATCTTCGGCCGCCGCAAGAACAGGACCGAATCCGCCGAGTACTTCCAGGGCAAGTCGGCCGAGGTGACCCTTCACCACGACCAGGAGTTCCAGCTCGACGGCGACCACGTGGGGTCCGGAAGGCACATGAGCGTCAGGGTGGATCCCGGGGCGCTCAAGCTCCTGATGTAG
- a CDS encoding Re/Si-specific NAD(P)(+) transhydrogenase subunit alpha, whose protein sequence is MRLGIPRERREGERRVAATPETVKQLAGLGLEVLVESRAGSAAGHGDEDYRQAGARIVPDLDPAELDVLAHVRPIEPATARSLKRGAVTVGLASPSTELAAVQAFVEGGVTSFALELVPRISRAQSMDALSSQALVAGYRCVLEAAIRLPRFFPLYMTAAGTVPPARVLVLGVGVAGLQAIGTAKRLGARVSANDIRPSSAEEVTSMGGTFIKLDLETAEASGGYARELSADRGALQLSLIHMAPHVADADVLITTAAVPGRRAPVSYTHLDVYKRQVQGMRPGSVVVDLAAESGGNVEGSMPGRDIHIPTADGHGTVTLVGLKDAPSAMPADASRLYAKNVANLLALMTRDGTVAPDFDDDVVAGACLTHDGVVRHAPTAEALAALTGESEPPEGELSGEKASENEGVA, encoded by the coding sequence GTGAGGCTAGGAATACCGAGGGAGCGCCGGGAAGGTGAGCGGCGGGTGGCCGCGACGCCGGAAACCGTGAAGCAGCTGGCCGGGCTGGGCTTGGAGGTGCTGGTCGAGTCGAGGGCAGGGTCCGCCGCCGGGCACGGCGACGAGGACTACCGGCAGGCCGGCGCCCGGATCGTCCCGGACCTTGACCCGGCGGAACTGGACGTCCTGGCCCACGTCCGCCCGATCGAGCCCGCAACCGCCCGCTCCCTCAAACGGGGCGCCGTCACGGTCGGACTGGCCTCGCCGTCCACCGAGCTGGCCGCCGTCCAGGCGTTCGTCGAGGGCGGCGTGACGTCCTTCGCCCTTGAGCTGGTGCCGCGCATCTCCCGCGCACAGTCCATGGATGCGCTGTCCTCGCAGGCGCTGGTGGCCGGTTACCGCTGCGTGCTCGAGGCCGCCATCCGGCTGCCGCGCTTCTTTCCCCTCTACATGACGGCCGCCGGAACCGTCCCGCCCGCGCGGGTGCTGGTGCTCGGCGTCGGCGTGGCCGGGCTGCAGGCCATCGGCACCGCCAAAAGGCTCGGCGCCCGGGTCTCGGCCAACGACATCCGGCCTTCCTCGGCCGAAGAGGTCACCTCGATGGGCGGTACGTTCATCAAACTGGATCTTGAGACGGCGGAGGCCTCCGGCGGCTACGCCCGTGAACTCAGCGCGGACCGCGGCGCCCTGCAGCTGTCTCTTATACACATGGCGCCGCACGTCGCCGACGCTGACGTGCTGATCACGACGGCGGCCGTCCCGGGCAGGCGCGCCCCTGTCTCTTATACACATCTAGATGTGTATAAGAGACAGGTGCAGGGCATGCGCCCCGGATCGGTCGTCGTCGACCTCGCCGCGGAATCCGGCGGCAACGTGGAGGGCTCCATGCCGGGCCGTGACATCCACATCCCCACCGCCGACGGCCACGGCACGGTCACGCTGGTGGGGCTGAAGGATGCCCCGTCCGCCATGCCTGCCGACGCCTCGCGCCTGTACGCCAAGAACGTGGCCAACCTGCTCGCGCTGATGACCCGCGACGGCACCGTCGCTCCCGACTTCGACGACGACGTCGTGGCGGGTGCGTGCCTGACGCACGACGGCGTGGTGCGGCACGCGCCGACCGCGGAGGCCCTCGCGGCGCTCACCGGGGAGTCGGAGCCTCCGGAGGGCGAGCTTTCCGGGGAGAAGGCGTCCGAGAACGAGGGGGTGGCGTGA
- a CDS encoding NAD(P) transhydrogenase subunit alpha: MDGISLLTITVLAVFVGFEVVSKVSSTLHTPLMSGANAIHGIILVGAIIVAGQAAHPWVLAVALLAVVLATANLVGGFVVTDRMLEMFRGRRGAAEKPPRKSSRGGPADSKGPDGKASGSKSPEGEGSVR; encoded by the coding sequence ATGGACGGCATCAGCCTCCTGACCATCACCGTGCTGGCGGTCTTCGTCGGCTTCGAAGTGGTCTCCAAGGTCTCCAGCACGCTGCACACCCCGCTGATGTCGGGCGCAAATGCCATCCACGGCATCATCCTGGTGGGTGCCATCATCGTGGCCGGCCAGGCCGCGCACCCGTGGGTCCTCGCCGTGGCGCTCCTCGCCGTGGTCCTCGCCACCGCCAACCTGGTGGGCGGCTTCGTGGTGACGGACCGCATGCTGGAGATGTTCCGGGGCCGCCGGGGCGCGGCGGAAAAACCGCCGCGGAAATCGTCCAGGGGCGGACCGGCAGACAGCAAAGGGCCTGACGGCAAAGCGTCAGGCAGCAAGTCGCCTGAGGGAGAGGGGAGCGTCCGGTGA
- a CDS encoding IclR family transcriptional regulator C-terminal domain-containing protein, translated as MTDAAAGTASRAGRPPKTDAPAASDQYVQSLARGLAVIRAFDTDHAVMTLTEVAGRTDLTRATARRFLHTLVELGYVRTDGKTFALTAQVLQLGYAYLSGLSLPQLAQPHLEELSLKLGESTSAAVLDGTDIAYIARVTTRRIMNVGITVGTRFPAYATSMGRVLLAALPPAQLKEYLAAAEIRPLTPRAVGTVQELLAVLDTVRAQGWCLLDQELELGLMSVAAPVYHGPKVVAAVNVSLQAQSVAARPDPGAYLDSVRKEIVAAAERISSDFSTGR; from the coding sequence ATGACCGACGCAGCAGCAGGGACCGCATCGAGGGCCGGCCGCCCGCCGAAAACCGACGCGCCCGCGGCGAGTGACCAGTATGTGCAGTCGCTGGCGCGGGGGCTGGCCGTAATCCGCGCCTTCGACACCGACCACGCCGTCATGACCCTGACCGAGGTGGCCGGGCGCACCGACCTGACCCGCGCCACGGCCCGCCGCTTCCTGCACACGCTCGTCGAACTCGGCTACGTGCGGACGGACGGCAAGACCTTCGCGCTCACCGCCCAGGTGCTGCAGCTCGGGTACGCCTACCTGTCCGGCCTGTCCCTGCCCCAGCTTGCCCAGCCGCACCTTGAGGAGCTGTCGCTCAAGCTCGGCGAATCGACGTCGGCCGCGGTGCTGGACGGCACGGACATCGCCTACATTGCCCGCGTGACCACGCGCCGGATCATGAACGTCGGCATCACGGTGGGCACCCGGTTCCCGGCCTACGCGACGTCGATGGGCAGGGTGCTGCTCGCCGCCCTTCCGCCCGCACAGCTCAAGGAATATCTGGCCGCGGCGGAGATCAGGCCGCTCACGCCGCGGGCGGTCGGCACGGTCCAGGAGCTCCTGGCCGTCCTGGACACCGTCCGCGCCCAGGGCTGGTGCCTCCTGGACCAGGAGCTGGAACTGGGGCTCATGTCCGTCGCGGCGCCGGTTTACCACGGCCCGAAGGTGGTGGCCGCCGTCAACGTCTCCCTGCAGGCGCAGAGCGTGGCGGCCCGGCCGGACCCCGGGGCCTACCTGGACTCGGTGCGCAAGGAAATCGTGGCCGCCGCGGAGCGGATTTCTTCGGACTTTTCCACGGGACGCTAG
- a CDS encoding 3-oxoacid CoA-transferase subunit A yields MLTFIDTVGEAVAGIKDGSTVMIGGFGNAGQPFELIDALLDGGATDLTVVNNNAGQGDQGLALLIKEGRVRKMICSFPRQSDSWHFDAKYKAGEIELELVPQGNLAERIRAAGAGIGGFFTPTGYGTMLAEGKETRIIDGRGQVFETPIHADVALIKALKADGKGNLVYRKTARNFGPIMAAAARHTIVQVSEIVPTGGLDPENVVTPGIYVNSVVRVNTAAGKTEQVA; encoded by the coding sequence ATGCTGACTTTCATTGACACCGTGGGCGAGGCCGTCGCGGGCATCAAGGACGGTTCCACCGTGATGATCGGCGGGTTCGGCAACGCCGGGCAGCCGTTCGAACTGATCGACGCGCTGCTCGACGGCGGCGCCACGGATCTGACCGTGGTGAACAACAATGCCGGCCAGGGCGACCAGGGCCTGGCGCTGCTGATCAAGGAAGGGCGCGTCCGCAAGATGATCTGCTCCTTCCCGCGGCAGTCCGATTCATGGCACTTCGACGCCAAGTACAAGGCCGGCGAAATCGAGCTGGAGCTCGTGCCGCAGGGCAACCTGGCCGAGCGCATCAGGGCCGCAGGCGCCGGAATCGGCGGCTTCTTCACCCCCACCGGCTACGGCACCATGCTGGCCGAGGGCAAGGAAACCCGGATCATCGACGGCCGCGGACAGGTCTTCGAGACCCCCATCCACGCCGACGTCGCCCTCATCAAGGCACTCAAGGCCGACGGCAAGGGCAACCTGGTGTACCGCAAGACGGCCCGGAACTTCGGTCCGATCATGGCCGCCGCCGCCAGGCACACGATTGTCCAGGTCTCCGAGATCGTCCCCACCGGCGGCCTGGATCCGGAGAACGTCGTGACCCCCGGCATTTACGTCAACAGCGTTGTCCGCGTGAACACCGCCGCCGGCAAGACAGAACAGGTGGCCTGA
- the pcaG gene encoding protocatechuate 3,4-dioxygenase subunit alpha — protein sequence MSKLTATPGQTVGPFYGYALPYEKDRELLAPGSPGSIRLQGTVYDGAGHPIPDAILEIWQPDAEGNVVRRTGSLVRDGYTFTGFGRSAVGNTGVYTFTTVNPGPTEPGAAAFISVAVFARGLMNRLFTRVYLPENTDALAKDPLLSSLDPERRKTLIARRDADGGLTWDIRLQGEDETVFLDFEGTGTEGAAQ from the coding sequence ATGAGTAAACTCACCGCAACACCCGGCCAGACCGTGGGCCCCTTCTACGGCTACGCACTGCCTTACGAGAAGGACCGGGAACTCCTGGCCCCCGGCTCGCCCGGCTCCATCCGCCTCCAGGGCACCGTGTACGACGGCGCCGGGCACCCGATTCCCGACGCCATCCTGGAAATCTGGCAGCCGGACGCCGAAGGCAACGTCGTCCGCCGGACCGGTTCGCTGGTCCGCGACGGCTACACCTTCACCGGCTTCGGCCGCAGCGCCGTAGGCAACACCGGCGTGTACACGTTCACCACGGTGAACCCCGGACCCACCGAGCCCGGCGCCGCGGCGTTCATCTCTGTGGCCGTCTTTGCCCGCGGCCTGATGAACCGCCTCTTCACACGGGTCTACCTGCCCGAGAACACGGACGCACTGGCCAAGGATCCGCTGCTGTCCTCGCTGGACCCGGAGCGCCGCAAGACGCTGATCGCCCGCCGCGACGCCGACGGCGGCCTCACGTGGGACATCCGCCTGCAGGGCGAGGACGAAACCGTCTTCCTCGATTTCGAGGGAACCGGAACCGAGGGTGCCGCACAGTGA
- a CDS encoding thiolase family protein: MNQAFVYDAVRTPFGKFGSGLAGVRPDDLAAHVIGEAVKRAPKLDVERIDEVVFGNANGAGEENRNIARMGTLLAGLPVSIPGTTVNRLCGSSLDAAIIASRQINAGDAELMLVGGAESMSRAPWVLPKTEKPYPAGDMTLASTTLGWRLVNKAMPKEWTISLGEATERLREKYGVTRQAQDEFAANSHNLSAAAWDEGFYDNLVAPVPGTDLVRDEGIRAGSSAEKLAGLKTVFRTENGTVTAGNASPLSDGASAAWIGAESAAGLLGLEPLARIAGRGAHANDPQYFGYAPVEAANKALAKAGIGWDQVGAVELNEAFAAQSLACINAWGIDHSIVNRHGGAIAMGHPLGASGTRILGTLARSLQASGERWGVAAICIGVGQGLAVVLENVTSGVKG, encoded by the coding sequence ATGAACCAGGCTTTTGTGTACGACGCCGTTCGCACGCCGTTCGGTAAGTTCGGCTCCGGCCTCGCCGGGGTCCGCCCGGATGACCTTGCCGCGCACGTGATCGGCGAGGCCGTGAAGCGCGCTCCGAAGCTCGACGTCGAGCGGATCGACGAGGTGGTGTTCGGCAACGCGAACGGCGCCGGCGAGGAGAACCGCAACATCGCCCGGATGGGCACGCTGCTGGCGGGTTTGCCGGTTTCGATCCCCGGCACCACGGTCAACCGGCTCTGCGGCTCCTCCCTGGATGCCGCGATCATCGCCTCCCGCCAGATCAACGCCGGCGACGCCGAGCTGATGCTGGTGGGCGGCGCCGAATCCATGAGCCGTGCCCCGTGGGTGCTGCCCAAGACGGAGAAGCCCTACCCGGCCGGCGACATGACCCTGGCGTCCACCACGCTGGGCTGGCGCCTGGTGAACAAGGCCATGCCCAAGGAGTGGACCATCTCCCTGGGTGAGGCCACGGAACGTCTGCGCGAAAAGTACGGCGTGACCCGGCAGGCGCAGGACGAGTTCGCGGCCAATTCCCACAACCTGTCCGCGGCGGCGTGGGACGAGGGCTTCTACGACAACCTCGTGGCCCCGGTACCCGGCACGGACCTGGTCCGGGACGAAGGCATCCGCGCCGGGTCCTCGGCCGAGAAGCTCGCCGGGCTCAAGACCGTGTTCCGCACCGAGAACGGCACCGTCACCGCGGGCAATGCGTCCCCGCTGTCCGACGGCGCCTCCGCGGCCTGGATCGGTGCCGAGAGTGCCGCCGGGCTGCTCGGGCTGGAACCGCTGGCCCGGATCGCGGGCCGCGGCGCGCACGCCAACGACCCGCAGTACTTCGGGTACGCCCCGGTGGAAGCCGCGAACAAGGCCCTCGCGAAGGCGGGCATCGGCTGGGACCAGGTGGGCGCCGTCGAACTTAACGAGGCGTTCGCCGCGCAGTCCCTGGCGTGCATCAACGCCTGGGGCATCGACCACTCCATCGTGAACCGGCACGGCGGCGCGATCGCCATGGGCCACCCGCTGGGCGCCTCCGGAACCCGCATCCTCGGCACGCTCGCCCGCAGCCTGCAGGCCTCCGGTGAGCGCTGGGGCGTCGCGGCGATCTGCATCGGCGTGGGCCAGGGCCTGGCCGTGGTGCTGGAAAACGTAACTTCGGGAGTTAAGGGCTGA
- a CDS encoding alpha/beta fold hydrolase, with product MARPTLKAVLLSPQRTQGDKPLLIVGPSLGTSSVLWAQAGSLLANDCDVVAWDLPGHGVSPAATEPFSVAELADAVVELVDSIAPGERFHYAGVSLGGATGLQLGIKHGDRLKSLSVQCSGAKLGTPEAWQERAETVRTQGTPVMIQGSAGRWFAPGFMDREPELSSRLLHSLRDTDRFSYAFCCGALAGFDVREELGSITVPTQAVAGAEDSVAPPSSAQEIADGITAGGGTASAVTLGGVAHLAPAEAPAHVAELMRTLISWSESRGAAK from the coding sequence GTGGCTAGACCAACACTGAAGGCAGTGCTGCTTTCTCCCCAGCGCACCCAGGGGGACAAACCCCTCCTCATCGTGGGACCCTCGCTCGGCACCTCCTCGGTGCTCTGGGCGCAGGCCGGTTCCCTCCTGGCCAACGACTGTGACGTTGTCGCCTGGGACCTGCCCGGCCACGGCGTCTCTCCGGCCGCCACGGAACCGTTCAGCGTCGCGGAACTCGCGGACGCCGTCGTCGAACTTGTCGACTCGATCGCCCCCGGCGAGCGGTTCCACTACGCCGGCGTGTCGCTGGGCGGGGCAACGGGCCTGCAGCTCGGCATCAAGCACGGCGACCGGTTGAAGAGCCTCTCCGTGCAGTGCTCCGGGGCCAAGCTGGGCACGCCCGAAGCCTGGCAGGAACGCGCGGAAACCGTCCGCACCCAGGGCACGCCGGTGATGATCCAGGGCTCGGCGGGGCGCTGGTTCGCACCCGGCTTCATGGACCGCGAACCCGAGCTGAGCAGCCGCCTGCTGCACTCGCTCCGCGACACAGACCGGTTCAGCTACGCCTTCTGCTGCGGCGCCCTGGCCGGCTTCGACGTGCGGGAAGAGCTCGGCAGCATCACTGTCCCCACCCAGGCGGTGGCCGGCGCGGAGGACTCTGTTGCGCCGCCGTCGTCGGCCCAGGAAATCGCCGACGGCATCACCGCCGGCGGCGGCACGGCGTCGGCGGTCACGCTCGGAGGCGTGGCGCACCTGGCACCCGCCGAGGCGCCCGCCCACGTCGCCGAACTGATGCGGACCCTCATCAGCTGGAGCGAATCCCGCGGAGCAGCCAAGTGA
- the pcaC gene encoding 4-carboxymuconolactone decarboxylase codes for MTGTERHGVVQPDATSQEIYDGGMVVRREVLGDAHVDRANAKKDAFTEDFQDMITRIAWGGIWTRPGLPRKMRSAVTITAMVAHGHWEELAMHIRAAITNGLSRDEIKEILLQTAIYCGVPSANTAFKTAQQVFHEMDNTALDAATPPN; via the coding sequence GTGACCGGCACGGAGCGGCACGGCGTGGTCCAGCCGGACGCCACCAGCCAGGAAATTTACGACGGCGGCATGGTGGTCCGGCGCGAAGTGCTCGGCGACGCGCACGTGGACCGGGCCAACGCCAAGAAGGACGCCTTCACCGAGGACTTCCAGGACATGATCACCCGCATCGCGTGGGGCGGCATCTGGACCCGGCCCGGCCTTCCGCGGAAGATGCGCTCCGCCGTCACCATCACCGCCATGGTGGCGCACGGGCACTGGGAAGAACTGGCCATGCACATCCGCGCCGCCATCACCAACGGCCTCAGCAGGGACGAAATCAAAGAAATCCTGCTGCAGACCGCCATTTACTGCGGAGTACCCTCCGCCAACACCGCCTTCAAGACCGCCCAGCAGGTCTTCCATGAAATGGACAACACAGCGCTTGACGCAGCCACCCCGCCCAACTAG
- a CDS encoding diguanylate cyclase yields the protein MENRQSERTDGEPPAPVAATDRHISAVLNGLPAMVGYWDRELRNRLANDAYVGWVGRTPEQVRGLHMRDVVGEDAYRANLPYLAGVLEGRPQLFGKTIVNASGQTRQAQISYMPDVKDGSVQGFFVLVTDITDRVLAERREHRDVSRYRALASGVPSVFVLLFDADLRYIIAEGQELAAFGHTPADLEGRTIHEVLSPELAAELEPRYRAALAGEEVQWKRKIGQRTFRLTARPVDSEDGISAGMVVAVDITDRLQREQTWAALHEIATAVARSAAPLDISARVAAILQRLFAVDSAAVVRFTGSRSARIIAMAPRLPAEVDRNQTFEPGDRSAAAAVAFTGKPAIVAYSPEGGQVGEQLFAGGFRTGAAAPIRVHGELWGAIVLTSRTKDGVSGSMLDRLAEFAELVEIAIGNTEAWELLEHRASTDALTGLFNRRAFESRLARELEAADTSGAPLSLVLLDIDRFKNVNDSFGHPAGDEVLIEVAARLRETSRKGEVLARLGGEEFVWMLPGPTAGSVSYTHLDVYKRQERARRSIAAAPFAVVGAVTISAGVCELADAGKAHLMDRADQALYRAKRYGRNSTVRYRSGS from the coding sequence ATGGAAAACCGGCAATCAGAACGTACCGACGGCGAGCCGCCCGCCCCGGTTGCCGCGACGGACCGGCATATTTCGGCGGTCCTCAACGGGCTTCCTGCCATGGTGGGCTACTGGGACCGGGAGCTGCGGAACAGGCTTGCCAACGACGCCTATGTGGGCTGGGTCGGGCGGACGCCGGAGCAGGTCCGCGGACTCCACATGCGCGACGTCGTGGGCGAGGACGCCTACCGGGCGAACCTGCCGTACCTCGCCGGCGTCCTGGAGGGCAGGCCGCAGCTGTTCGGCAAGACGATTGTCAACGCGTCCGGCCAAACCCGCCAGGCCCAGATTTCCTACATGCCGGACGTGAAGGATGGCAGCGTCCAGGGCTTCTTCGTCCTGGTCACCGACATCACTGACAGGGTGCTCGCTGAACGCCGGGAGCATCGCGACGTTTCACGCTACCGGGCACTCGCAAGCGGCGTTCCCAGCGTCTTCGTCCTGCTTTTCGACGCAGATCTCCGGTACATCATTGCCGAGGGCCAGGAGCTCGCTGCCTTCGGCCACACGCCCGCCGACCTGGAGGGCCGGACCATCCACGAGGTGCTCAGCCCGGAACTCGCCGCCGAGCTTGAGCCGCGCTACCGCGCCGCGCTGGCGGGGGAGGAAGTGCAGTGGAAGCGGAAGATCGGGCAGCGGACGTTCCGCCTCACCGCCAGGCCGGTGGACTCGGAAGACGGGATCTCGGCCGGGATGGTTGTGGCGGTGGACATCACCGACCGGCTGCAGCGCGAACAGACCTGGGCAGCCCTGCACGAGATCGCGACCGCCGTCGCACGGAGCGCCGCCCCGCTGGACATTTCCGCGAGGGTTGCCGCGATCCTGCAGCGCCTGTTCGCCGTGGACTCAGCGGCTGTAGTCCGTTTCACCGGTTCCAGGTCAGCCAGAATCATCGCCATGGCACCGCGCCTGCCGGCGGAAGTGGACAGAAACCAGACATTTGAGCCGGGCGACAGGTCGGCCGCGGCCGCCGTCGCGTTCACCGGCAAACCCGCGATTGTGGCGTACTCACCCGAGGGAGGCCAGGTCGGGGAGCAGCTTTTCGCCGGCGGTTTCCGGACCGGCGCAGCCGCCCCCATCCGGGTGCACGGGGAGCTGTGGGGCGCCATCGTGCTGACCTCCCGCACCAAGGACGGCGTGTCCGGCTCGATGCTGGACAGGCTGGCGGAGTTCGCGGAACTCGTGGAAATCGCCATCGGAAACACCGAGGCGTGGGAACTGCTGGAACACAGGGCCAGCACCGATGCCCTGACCGGGCTCTTCAACCGGCGCGCCTTCGAGTCCCGCCTGGCGCGGGAGCTTGAGGCCGCCGACACCAGCGGGGCCCCGCTGAGCCTGGTTCTCCTGGATATCGACCGTTTCAAGAACGTCAACGATTCGTTCGGCCATCCGGCGGGCGACGAAGTACTCATCGAAGTGGCCGCAAGGCTGCGGGAGACATCCAGGAAGGGTGAGGTACTCGCCCGCCTCGGCGGTGAGGAATTCGTCTGGATGCTCCCGGGACCGACGGCAGGATCTGTCTCTTATACACATCTAGATGTGTATAAGAGACAGGAGCGGGCCCGGCGGTCGATCGCCGCCGCGCCGTTCGCGGTCGTGGGCGCGGTCACCATCTCCGCCGGAGTCTGCGAGCTGGCCGACGCCGGAAAGGCGCACCTGATGGACCGTGCCGACCAGGCCCTCTACCGGGCCAAACGGTACGGCCGCAACAGCACCGTGAGGTACCGCAGCGGATCGTAG
- a CDS encoding aspartate/glutamate racemase family protein, translating to MPSATPRTRIGMIVPSSNTCLEPQSYRILGDREDVTIHFTRIPVTRIALDDSSDRQFDPAVMRAAAQLLATADVDVIAWNGTSGSWLGADHDRELVRDIRDATGIPATTSTLAYMEAFKAFGTERIGLFTPYTEDVNQAIMASYERDGIKTVAHTCLGLSDNESFGRVTDDEMRPGSLELAAAAPDALIYLCTNLYGANIAAEIEGGTGVPVLDSVAVTLWHCLKLAGSPLLAPRWGRLLAD from the coding sequence ATGCCATCCGCAACACCCAGGACCCGCATCGGCATGATCGTGCCGTCGTCCAACACCTGCCTGGAACCGCAGAGCTACCGCATCCTCGGCGACCGGGAGGATGTCACCATCCATTTCACTCGGATTCCGGTGACCCGGATCGCCCTGGACGACTCGTCGGACAGGCAGTTCGACCCCGCCGTCATGCGGGCGGCGGCCCAGCTGCTCGCGACGGCGGACGTGGACGTCATCGCCTGGAACGGCACCTCGGGATCATGGCTCGGGGCGGACCACGACCGCGAACTCGTCCGGGATATCCGGGACGCCACCGGCATCCCGGCCACCACGTCCACGCTCGCGTACATGGAGGCGTTCAAGGCGTTCGGCACCGAGCGGATCGGGCTGTTCACCCCGTACACGGAGGACGTCAACCAGGCCATCATGGCGTCCTACGAGCGGGACGGCATCAAGACGGTCGCCCACACCTGCCTGGGCCTGAGCGACAACGAGTCCTTCGGCCGGGTCACCGACGACGAGATGCGCCCGGGCTCGCTCGAACTGGCGGCGGCCGCACCGGATGCCCTGATCTACCTCTGCACCAACCTGTACGGCGCCAATATAGCCGCGGAGATCGAGGGAGGCACCGGCGTTCCGGTGCTGGACTCGGTGGCCGTGACCCTGTGGCATTGCCTGAAACTTGCCGGGTCCCCCTTGCTCGCACCGAGGTGGGGCAGGCTGCTCGCGGACTGA